A section of the Caballeronia sp. M1242 genome encodes:
- a CDS encoding MFS transporter, producing the protein MTKTTIDVERALGDAHRPAFHFMLLALCGLCLVIDGFDAQAMGYVAPAVIAEWGVPKSALGPVFSASLFGMLLGALGLSVLADRIGRRPVLIGATLFFGLTMIATAFTHSLPVLTALRFVTGLGLGCIMPNAMALVGEFSSTQHRVKRMMLVSCGFTLGAALGGFLSAALIPSLGWRSVFWVGGAVPIVLALAMFVGLPESLQFLVLKGHEARARAWLAKFDPSLRIDSTTRLIVREKGGEGAPVAELFRAGRTPVTLILWAISFMNLIDLYFLSNWLPTVMRDAGYSPGMAVLVGTLLQTGGVLGTLLLGWFIERFGFVRVLLGCFGVGAVCVGVIGGVAHVQMWLFVAVFAAGFCIVGGQPAVNALAGHYYPTTLRSTGIGWSLGIGRVGSVIGPLVGGQMIALGWSNVELFHAAAVPVFCSALLVVALAAVRREKRGVVTAA; encoded by the coding sequence ATGACAAAGACGACAATCGACGTCGAGCGCGCGCTCGGCGATGCGCACCGGCCCGCGTTTCACTTCATGCTGCTCGCGCTGTGCGGGCTGTGCCTCGTGATCGACGGCTTCGACGCGCAGGCGATGGGCTACGTCGCGCCGGCCGTCATCGCCGAATGGGGCGTGCCGAAGTCCGCGCTCGGGCCGGTGTTCAGCGCGAGCCTCTTCGGCATGCTGCTCGGCGCGCTCGGCCTGTCCGTGCTGGCCGACCGCATCGGGCGCAGGCCGGTGCTGATCGGCGCGACGCTGTTCTTCGGACTCACGATGATCGCGACCGCCTTCACGCACAGCCTGCCGGTGCTGACCGCGCTGCGCTTCGTGACCGGCCTCGGGCTCGGCTGCATCATGCCGAACGCGATGGCGCTGGTCGGCGAATTCTCCAGCACTCAGCACCGCGTCAAGCGCATGATGCTGGTCTCCTGCGGCTTCACGCTCGGCGCGGCGCTCGGCGGTTTCCTGAGCGCGGCGCTGATTCCGTCGCTCGGCTGGCGCTCGGTCTTCTGGGTCGGCGGCGCGGTGCCGATCGTGCTCGCGCTCGCCATGTTCGTCGGGCTGCCCGAATCGCTGCAGTTTCTCGTGCTGAAGGGGCATGAAGCCCGGGCGCGCGCGTGGCTCGCGAAGTTCGATCCGTCGCTGCGCATCGATTCCACGACGCGCCTTATCGTGCGAGAAAAGGGCGGCGAAGGCGCGCCGGTGGCCGAGCTCTTCCGCGCGGGGCGCACGCCCGTTACGCTGATTTTGTGGGCGATCAGCTTTATGAACCTGATCGACCTGTACTTCCTGTCTAACTGGCTGCCGACCGTCATGCGCGATGCGGGGTATTCGCCCGGCATGGCGGTGCTCGTCGGCACGCTGTTGCAAACGGGCGGCGTGCTCGGGACCTTGCTGCTCGGCTGGTTCATCGAGCGCTTCGGCTTCGTGCGCGTGCTGCTCGGGTGCTTCGGTGTCGGCGCGGTTTGCGTTGGGGTGATCGGCGGCGTCGCGCACGTTCAGATGTGGCTCTTCGTGGCCGTGTTCGCCGCGGGCTTTTGCATCGTCGGCGGCCAGCCTGCCGTCAACGCGCTCGCCGGCCATTACTATCCGACGACGCTGCGTTCCACCGGCATCGGCTGGAGTCTGGGCATCGGGCGCGTGGGATCTGTGATCGGGCCGCTCGTCGGCGGGCAGATGATCGCGCTCGGATGGAGCAACGTCGAACTGTTTCACGCGGCGGCCGTGCCGGTGTTTTGTTCGGCGCTGCTGGTGGTGGCGCTGGCCGCGGTGCGCAGAGAAAAGCGTGGAGTGGTGACGGCAGCCTGA
- a CDS encoding MFS transporter — protein MRGVLSRDFFALISSVAVVGLGLGATLPLTALALTQAGYGSDVVGIMTAMQAGGGLVVAPFASRIASRYGARGTIMGAVVVAALATIAMQFSIDLRLWAALRFACGAALMLLFTIGEAWVAALADDSTRGRVVALYATNFTLFQMAGPVLVSVAGGWQSTRFALCGAIFLLALPALATIRVSPQGLAADGIEHAGHSDWRRVLPRMPALVIGTGFFALFDTLALSLLPLFAISHGVSANTGVLFASAILLGDTTMQFPIGWLADRMGRAKVHMGAGVVVVALLPALPWAVAYPWLCWPLLFVIGAAAGSVYTLSIVACGERFRGAALISATAIVGASWSVASFGGPIVAGMLMRRAGANALIAVLVAAALAFVAAAAWERRAAASVS, from the coding sequence ATGAGAGGCGTCCTCTCGCGCGACTTCTTCGCGCTGATTTCGAGCGTCGCGGTGGTGGGCCTGGGTCTCGGCGCGACGCTGCCGCTCACCGCGCTCGCGCTGACGCAGGCGGGCTACGGGTCGGACGTCGTCGGCATCATGACGGCGATGCAGGCCGGCGGCGGACTCGTCGTCGCGCCTTTCGCGAGCCGCATTGCGTCGCGATACGGCGCGCGCGGCACGATCATGGGCGCGGTCGTCGTCGCGGCGCTCGCGACCATCGCGATGCAGTTTTCCATCGACCTGCGGCTCTGGGCCGCGCTGCGTTTTGCGTGCGGCGCGGCACTGATGCTGCTCTTCACCATCGGCGAGGCGTGGGTGGCCGCGCTCGCGGACGATTCCACGCGCGGCCGCGTCGTCGCGCTTTACGCGACGAATTTCACGCTGTTTCAGATGGCCGGGCCGGTGCTCGTGAGCGTGGCGGGCGGCTGGCAGTCGACGCGCTTCGCCCTCTGCGGCGCGATCTTTCTTCTTGCCTTGCCCGCGCTCGCGACGATCCGCGTGTCGCCACAGGGGCTGGCTGCCGACGGCATCGAGCACGCGGGACACAGCGACTGGCGGCGCGTGCTGCCGCGCATGCCGGCGCTCGTGATCGGCACGGGCTTCTTCGCGCTCTTCGACACGCTCGCGCTTTCGCTGTTGCCGCTGTTCGCGATATCTCACGGCGTGAGCGCGAATACCGGCGTGCTGTTTGCCTCCGCGATCCTGCTCGGCGACACGACGATGCAGTTCCCGATCGGCTGGCTCGCCGATCGCATGGGGCGCGCGAAGGTGCACATGGGCGCGGGCGTCGTGGTCGTCGCGCTGCTGCCGGCGCTGCCGTGGGCCGTCGCCTATCCGTGGCTCTGCTGGCCGCTGCTGTTCGTGATCGGCGCAGCGGCGGGCAGCGTCTACACGCTGTCGATCGTCGCGTGCGGCGAACGCTTTCGGGGCGCGGCGCTCATATCGGCGACGGCGATCGTCGGCGCTTCGTGGAGCGTCGCGAGTTTCGGCGGGCCGATCGTCGCGGGCATGCTGATGCGGCGCGCGGGCGCAAACGCGCTGATCGCGGTGCTGGTCGCCGCGGCGCTCGCGTTCGTGGCGGCGGCCGCGTGGGAACGGCGAGCGGCCGCCAGCGTCAGTTGA
- a CDS encoding MFS transporter, with product MPLPLLALAIAAFGIGTTEFVIMGLLPNVARDLAVSIPAAGMLVSGYALGVTIGAPILAIVTAKMPRKKALMGLIGVFIVGNLLCALAPNYWVLMGARIVTAFCHGAFFGIGSVVAADLVAPNRRAQAIALMFTGLTLANVLGVPLGTALGQAAGWRATFWVVTLIGIAAAGALAVCLPKHIEMRETSILREFNVLKNPQVLMVLGISVLASASLFSVFTYITPILEDVTGVSPHAVTYVLLLFGLGLTVGSTLGGKLADWKLLRSLLSFLLSIVVILTVFAATMHESISAMITIFLWGVLAFAIVPPLQILIVNRASDAPNLASTLNQGAFNLGNATGAWLGGCAISAGAPLTSLPWVGVAMACGAFGLTLLSATLDKRARRLAIGQAA from the coding sequence ATGCCCTTGCCTCTCCTCGCTCTTGCAATTGCCGCGTTCGGCATCGGCACGACCGAATTCGTCATCATGGGCCTCTTGCCCAACGTCGCGCGTGATCTCGCCGTGTCGATTCCCGCCGCCGGCATGCTCGTCTCGGGCTATGCGCTCGGCGTGACCATCGGCGCGCCGATTCTCGCCATCGTCACCGCGAAGATGCCGCGCAAGAAGGCACTGATGGGCCTGATCGGCGTGTTCATCGTCGGCAATCTGCTGTGCGCGCTCGCGCCGAATTACTGGGTGCTCATGGGCGCGCGCATCGTCACGGCGTTCTGCCACGGCGCGTTCTTCGGCATCGGCTCGGTGGTCGCCGCCGATCTCGTCGCGCCGAACCGTCGCGCGCAAGCCATCGCGCTCATGTTCACGGGCCTCACGCTCGCCAACGTGCTCGGCGTGCCGCTCGGCACCGCGCTCGGTCAGGCGGCCGGCTGGCGCGCGACGTTCTGGGTCGTGACGCTCATCGGCATCGCGGCGGCGGGCGCCCTGGCGGTGTGCCTGCCCAAGCACATCGAGATGCGCGAAACCAGCATCCTGCGCGAATTCAACGTGCTCAAAAACCCGCAAGTCCTGATGGTGCTCGGCATCAGCGTGCTGGCTTCGGCGAGCCTCTTTTCCGTTTTCACGTATATCACGCCGATCCTCGAAGACGTGACGGGCGTTTCGCCGCACGCGGTCACGTACGTGCTGCTGCTCTTCGGCCTCGGGCTGACGGTCGGCAGCACGCTCGGCGGCAAGCTCGCGGACTGGAAGCTGCTGCGCTCGCTGCTGTCGTTCCTGCTGTCGATCGTCGTGATCCTGACGGTGTTCGCGGCGACGATGCACGAATCGATCTCCGCGATGATCACCATCTTCCTGTGGGGCGTGCTCGCGTTCGCTATCGTGCCGCCGCTGCAAATCCTGATCGTCAACCGCGCGAGCGATGCGCCGAATCTCGCCTCCACGCTCAATCAGGGCGCGTTCAATCTCGGCAACGCGACGGGCGCGTGGCTGGGCGGCTGCGCGATCAGCGCCGGCGCGCCGCTGACCTCGCTGCCGTGGGTCGGCGTCGCGATGGCGTGCGGCGCGTTCGGGCTGACGCTGCTCTCCGCGACGCTCGACAAGCGCGCGCGCCGTCTCGCCATCGGGCAGGCTGCCTGA